One genomic region from Fictibacillus marinisediminis encodes:
- a CDS encoding Cthe_2314 family HEPN domain-containing protein, producing the protein MERKINIKPFEGITEVDLNECTKESPLKDFEVSKGMFQKEDDHFMNLDNWDTQHWETILGNRLLSVNRNFGYTMYYYYKGIPDDEWHKSPGKNGQSIEYYPHFEEQHHSNFYNFTYFVDTFFLKAYTLYETIGHLLFKLYDFKIKEDDFVSFKRAIYKLKNVNRPLYKDLNKVKNLMTSKLG; encoded by the coding sequence ATGGAGAGAAAAATCAATATCAAACCATTTGAAGGAATTACAGAAGTTGATCTCAATGAGTGTACAAAGGAGAGTCCGTTGAAGGACTTTGAAGTATCCAAAGGAATGTTTCAAAAAGAAGACGATCATTTTATGAACTTAGATAATTGGGACACACAACATTGGGAAACTATTTTGGGGAATAGGTTGCTCTCGGTGAATCGAAATTTTGGTTACACAATGTATTACTATTACAAAGGGATTCCAGATGATGAATGGCATAAGTCACCTGGGAAAAACGGTCAATCAATTGAATACTACCCTCACTTTGAAGAACAACACCATAGTAACTTTTACAATTTCACTTACTTTGTGGACACCTTCTTTCTAAAGGCTTACACATTGTATGAAACAATTGGACATTTGTTGTTCAAACTTTATGACTTTAAAATCAAAGAAGATGACTTTGTGAGTTTTAAGAGAGCAATTTACAAATTAAAAAATGTGAACCGTCCATTGTATAAAGACCTCAACAAAGTAAAAAATCTGATGACTTCAAAATTGGGGTAA
- a CDS encoding Cthe_2314 family HEPN domain-containing protein, which produces MTIYITPFEDIKEVDFEKNEQESPLLNYELPRGLFQQENTLGQFLLNSEMQHWEQTLENRLFSTRSKFAYAMFYYYKGIPDEKWFLSPGLQGQSVQYFPYFTNEHFSNQYNFIFFADGFFLKAFTVFETIGQILFRYYNLEYNEEDYSDQISYNNAVFKLFNVDRPLQKKLSKIKKSDDFQNGVKIRNAITHSHPPYEISSGVKITTSGGSFGIGEYTTSKELKEAMIGILRSIKATLDVLGKHFETKN; this is translated from the coding sequence ATGACAATCTACATAACACCATTTGAAGACATAAAGGAAGTTGACTTTGAGAAAAATGAGCAAGAAAGTCCATTATTAAATTACGAGTTACCTCGTGGTCTTTTCCAACAAGAAAATACATTAGGGCAATTCCTTTTAAATAGTGAAATGCAACATTGGGAACAAACTTTAGAGAATAGACTTTTTTCAACCCGTTCAAAATTTGCTTATGCAATGTTCTACTATTACAAAGGAATACCAGACGAGAAATGGTTTCTTTCTCCTGGCTTACAAGGTCAATCAGTTCAATACTTTCCATATTTTACGAATGAACATTTTAGTAACCAATATAATTTTATCTTCTTTGCGGACGGCTTCTTTTTAAAAGCTTTTACTGTGTTTGAAACCATTGGACAAATATTGTTTAGATATTACAACTTGGAATACAATGAGGAGGATTATAGTGACCAAATAAGTTATAACAATGCTGTTTTCAAACTATTTAATGTAGACCGACCTTTACAAAAGAAATTATCTAAAATAAAGAAGTCAGATGACTTTCAAAACGGAGTCAAAATAAGAAACGCAATTACACATAGTCACCCTCCATATGAAATAAGTTCGGGAGTAAAAATCACAACAAGTGGGGGTTCATTTGGAATTGGAGAATATACAACTTCCAAAGAGTTAAAGGAAGCAATGATTGGGATTTTGAGAAGTATTAAAGCAACACTAGACGTATTAGGAAAACATTTTGAAACAAAAAATTAG
- a CDS encoding DUF1441 family protein — translation MKINFTIEKIETFMKEFQLNTRELGDLLGFHKDYIARILRGEKAISHNVQVKLNRLYEEFTSVENFKNRMSKLNENMNK, via the coding sequence ATGAAAATCAACTTCACAATTGAAAAGATCGAAACGTTTATGAAGGAGTTCCAGTTAAACACAAGGGAACTTGGAGACTTACTTGGGTTTCACAAGGACTATATTGCTCGTATTTTACGTGGAGAAAAAGCAATAAGTCATAATGTTCAAGTTAAATTGAATCGTTTGTATGAGGAATTTACGAGTGTTGAGAACTTCAAAAACCGCATGTCAAAACTTAATGAGAACATGAACAAATAA
- a CDS encoding phBC6A51 family helix-turn-helix protein → MSNIQPREDNVPSLSSYDERLEEFENIPLDNPKYSTLPMRQRQMCLMYVLKDQTGMTAKEIAEKFEISRTMLYKFLRKYEAQMFMHEVSNQILSETFTIAVLEMKKILKTSHSESNKIKVIEMIMKTQGKFKNELDVNVKQEHVFDLEKEKREIIEIDVDEIE, encoded by the coding sequence ATGAGTAACATTCAACCAAGGGAGGACAATGTTCCTTCCTTGTCTTCGTATGATGAACGCTTGGAGGAATTTGAGAACATTCCATTAGATAATCCAAAATACTCCACGTTACCAATGAGACAACGTCAAATGTGTTTAATGTATGTTCTCAAGGATCAAACGGGAATGACCGCAAAGGAAATAGCGGAGAAGTTTGAAATTTCCCGCACAATGCTTTACAAGTTTTTGAGAAAATATGAAGCACAAATGTTTATGCACGAGGTCTCAAATCAAATCTTATCGGAAACATTCACAATTGCGGTACTTGAAATGAAAAAGATACTAAAAACTTCTCATAGTGAGTCCAACAAAATTAAAGTTATTGAAATGATTATGAAAACACAAGGGAAGTTCAAGAATGAACTTGACGTAAATGTGAAGCAAGAACACGTCTTTGACCTTGAAAAAGAAAAACGTGAAATCATTGAGATTGACGTTGATGAAATTGAGTAA
- a CDS encoding recombinase family protein yields the protein MIYGYARVSSNGQDLTAQVKSLEEHGCTKIYKEKVSGKNKEDRTEFLSLLSTVQKGDSIVVSKLDRFARSTKDALTVIEELEEKGVSLVVLNMGGDKLDTSTSMGKLMVTMLSGIAEFELSLIKERQREGIALAKQRGVYKGRPQKYTVKNKGLQHAFELYDNRDNNGKTVKEICTITGISKATFHRKLRERSQ from the coding sequence ATGATTTACGGGTATGCAAGGGTAAGTTCAAACGGTCAAGATTTAACCGCACAAGTAAAGTCTCTTGAGGAGCACGGTTGCACCAAGATATACAAGGAGAAGGTTAGTGGTAAGAACAAGGAGGATCGCACGGAGTTCCTTTCCTTGTTGAGCACGGTTCAAAAGGGAGACTCCATTGTTGTCTCAAAATTAGATCGCTTTGCACGTTCCACAAAGGACGCTCTCACGGTCATTGAGGAACTTGAGGAGAAGGGAGTCTCACTTGTGGTTCTCAACATGGGAGGAGACAAATTAGACACTTCAACCTCAATGGGAAAACTTATGGTCACAATGTTGAGCGGGATAGCGGAATTTGAACTCTCACTAATCAAGGAGAGACAACGGGAAGGAATTGCTCTTGCTAAACAAAGAGGAGTTTACAAGGGAAGACCACAAAAGTACACGGTGAAGAACAAAGGTCTCCAACATGCTTTTGAATTGTATGACAATAGAGACAACAATGGAAAGACCGTGAAAGAGATTTGTACAATAACGGGAATTAGTAAAGCCACGTTTCACCGCAAGTTAAGGGAGAGGTCACAATGA